Proteins from one Chaetodon auriga isolate fChaAug3 chromosome 19, fChaAug3.hap1, whole genome shotgun sequence genomic window:
- the actr1b gene encoding actin related protein 1B codes for MESYDILANQPVVIDNGSGVIKAGFAGDQIPKYCFPNYVGRPKHVRVMAGALEGDLFIGPKAEEHRGLLSVRYPMEHGIVKDWNDMERIWQYVYSKEQLQTFSEEHPVLLTEAPLNPSKNREKAAEVFFETFNVPALFISMQAVLSLYATGRTTGVVLDSGDGVTHVVPIYEGFAIPHSIMRVDIAGRDVSRYLRLLLRKEGYNFNTSAEFEVVRTVKERACYLSLNPQKDETLETEKAQYVLPDGSTLNIGPARFRAPELLFRPDLIGDESSGIHEVLAYAIQKSDMDLRRTLFSTIVLCGGSTLIKGFGERLLTEVKKLAPKDVKIKISAPQERLYSTWIGGSILASLDTFKKMWVSKREYEEDRARAIHRKTF; via the exons ATGGAATCCTATGACATTTTAGCTAACCAGCCGGTTGTGATTGATAAT ggTTCAGGAGTTATCAAGGCTGGTTTTGCAGGTGACCAGATCCCCAAATACTGCTTCCCTAATTA tgtGGGGCGTCCTAAGCATGTGCGCGTGATGGCAGGAGCCCTGGAGGGAGACCTCTTCATCGGACCCAAAGcagag GAGCACAGGGGCTTGTTGTCGGTGAGGTACCCGATGGAGCACGGCATCGTGAAGGACTGGAACGACATGGAGAGGATCTGGCAGTATGTTTATTCCAAGGAGCAACTGCAGACTTTCTCCGAGGAG CATCCTGTACTGCTGACTGAAGCTCCGCTCAACCCCAGCAAGAACAGGGAGAAGGCCGCCGAGGTTTTCTTTGAGACCTTCAACGTCCctgctctcttcatctccatGCAGGCTGTCCTCAGCTT GTATGCCACAGGTCGCACCACAGGTGTCGTGCTGGATTCAGGGGACGGCGTGACCCACGTCGTGCCCATCTACGAGGGCTTTGCCATCCCACACTCCATCATGCGCGTGGACATCGCCGGACGAGACGTCTCGCGGTACCTCCGTCTGCTGCTGCGCAAGGAAGGCTACAACTTCAACACCTCGGCCGAGTTCGAGGTGGTTCGCACCGTCAAAGAG AGAGCCTGTTACCTGTCCCTCAACCCGCAAAAGGACGAGACTTTAGAGACAGAGAAGGCGCAGTACGTCCTCCCTGATGGAAGCACTTTAAAC ATCGGTCCGGCCCGGTTCCGagctccagagctgctgttcaGACCCGACCTGATCGGGGACGAGAGCTCGGGGATCCACGAGGTCCTGGCCTACGCCATCCAGAAGTCTGACATGGACCTCCGACGCACACTGTTCTCCACCATTGTCCTGTGTGGGGGGTCTACGCTGATCAAAG GTTTTGGGGAGCGACTACTAACTGAAGTCAAGAAGCTGGCGCCCAAAGACGTGAAGATCAAG atTTCGGCCCCCCAGGAGAGGCTCTACTCCACCTGGATTGG TGGCTCCATCTTGGCGTCGTTGGACACCTTCAAGAAGATGTGGGTGTCGAAGCGAGAATATGAAGAAGACAGAGCACGTGCCATCCACAGGAAGACCTTCTAG
- the npy8ar gene encoding neuropeptide Y receptor Y8a, translating to MSNHSSLLGDWEASDWAETSQCPPSVGGATFLIVAYSAVIAIGLLGNAGLVFIIARQQELRNVTNILIANLSCSDILMCVVCLPVTVIYTLMDRWVLGEALCKVTPFVQCMSVTVSVFSLVLIALERHQLILHPTGWSPAAGHSYLAVGLTWLVACFISLPFLSFNILTNDPFQNISLPANPFRDHLICMELWPSDKHRLAYTTSLLLFQYCLPLLLVLLCYLRIFLRLKRRRDMLERSRRTRGAQRINVMLLAIVVAFALCWLPLNVFNTLFDWHHQALPDCQHDAIFSACHLTAMASTCINPVVYGFLNSNFQRELKSTLQRCQCGNRAAESYESFPLSTVGSEGMTKATSLNRMGSVCVPSPRPEISSAIPAKAIPANT from the exons aTGTCCAACCACAGCAGCCTCCTCGGTGACTGGGAGGCCTCCGATTGGGCAGAAACCTCTCAGTGCCCGCCCTCAGTGGGCGGGGCGACTTTCTTGATCGTAGCGTACAGCGCCGTCATAGCGATCGGGTTGCTAGGCAACGCAGGCTTGGTGTTCATCATCGCCCGGCAACAGGAGTTGCGCAACGTCACCAACATCCTGATCGCCAACCTGTCGTGCTCCGACATCCTcatgtgtgtggtgtgtctgcctgtcaccGTCATCTACACTCTGATGGACCGCTGGGTGCTGGGAGAGGCCCTGTGTAAG GTGACGCCCTTTGTTCAGTGCATGTCAGTGACGGTCTCCGTCTTCTCGCTGGTCCTCATCGCTCTGGAGCGTCACCAGCTGATCCTCCATCCCACCGGCTGGTCCCCCGCCGCCGGACACTCCTACCTGGCCGTCGGCCTAACGTGGTTGGTCGCTTGCTTCATCTCTCTGCCCTTCCTCTCCTTCAACATCCTCACTAACGACCCCTTCCAGAACATCAGTCTGCCCGCCAACCCCTTCAG GGACCATCTGATCTGTATGGAGCTGTGGCCGTCAGATAAGCACCGCCTGGCCTACACCACCTCCCTGCTGCTCTTCCAGTACTGCCTGCCGCTCCTGCTGGTGCTCCTCTGCTACCTCCGGATCTTCCTGCGCCTCAAACGACGCAG ggACATGCTGGAGCGCAGCAGGAGGACTCGGGGAGCCCAGAGGATTAACGTTATGCTGTTAGCCATCGTCGTAGCCTTCGCTCTGTGCTGGCTGCCGCTCAACGTCTTCAACACGCTGTTTGACTGGCACCACCAAGCCCTGCCCGACTGCCAGCACGACGCCATCTTCTCCGCCTGCCACCTCACGGCGATGGCCTCCACCTGCATCAACCCCGTGGTGTACGGCTTCCTCAACAGCAACttccagagggagctgaagTCGACGCTGCAGCGCTGCCAGTGTGGAAACCGAGCAGCCGAGAGCTACGAGAGCTTCCCTCTCTCCACGGTGGGCAGCGAGGGCATGACCAAGGCCACCTCCCTCAACAGGATGGGGTCGGTGTGCGTTCCCTCACCCAGACCTGAGATCAGCTCAGCAATACCAGCGAAAGCAATACCGGCTAACACCTAA